A window of the Haloquadratum walsbyi C23 genome harbors these coding sequences:
- a CDS encoding nitrite/sulfite reductase, translating into MPTDVERWKSEVYGQEIREHLFEFAEEGYDTIPEDERDAWFERFKWWGLYHQRNGQEGYFMMRIGTPNGVMKPGQLRVVGEIASEYATGPGVNPIFGDGYADFTTRQSIQLHWIELSDIPDIFEKLEENGLSTQQACGDSWRNIVGNPVAGKDAREVIDAWPVIHDLNETFKGNDDHSNLPRKWKVSVTGTPDGSGQGDINDLAFEPAYKTIDGEETVGFNVRVGGGLARNEPRFARDIDVWVPPADVSTVAGGLSALFRDNGDREDRYNARIKFLVDEWGADKVRETLQSEYVDFELHTAGRDVREEYTYNTGDGDRNDLIGVHEQHDGSYFIGLNVLVGRMGASDVLELADLASEYGSGEVRLSQRQNIIVTDIPKDAVDEFTSEQLLENYSPDPSPFMRGSVACTGTEFCSLSIVETKNRQVRYARWLKDNVTLPGDVDEFHIHLSGCTASCAQPQIADISLRGMKTRKNGEPVEALDVGLGGGLGAEPQFARWVTQRVPVDEIPGAISNLIETFAAERNDDESFRAFIDRHDNDELDSFVAPEETDYEDPMMHNTKRTWYPYAENDGLDAGPSAPADD; encoded by the coding sequence ATGCCGACGGACGTCGAACGCTGGAAATCAGAGGTGTATGGGCAGGAAATACGCGAGCATCTCTTTGAGTTCGCTGAGGAGGGATATGATACAATCCCGGAGGATGAACGAGATGCATGGTTTGAGCGGTTCAAATGGTGGGGTCTTTACCATCAGCGAAACGGACAAGAAGGTTACTTTATGATGCGGATCGGGACACCAAACGGTGTCATGAAGCCTGGTCAGCTTCGCGTAGTCGGTGAAATTGCATCCGAATATGCCACTGGTCCTGGTGTGAATCCAATATTCGGTGATGGATACGCTGATTTCACAACGCGACAGTCAATCCAACTTCACTGGATTGAATTATCAGATATCCCGGATATCTTCGAGAAGCTTGAAGAAAACGGGCTTTCGACACAACAGGCATGCGGTGACTCATGGCGAAATATTGTTGGAAATCCTGTTGCCGGTAAGGATGCACGTGAGGTTATCGATGCATGGCCAGTCATTCATGATCTCAATGAGACATTCAAGGGGAATGATGATCATTCCAATCTGCCACGAAAATGGAAGGTTTCTGTTACCGGTACGCCTGATGGTTCCGGTCAAGGCGATATCAACGACCTTGCGTTTGAACCAGCCTACAAAACGATTGATGGTGAGGAGACTGTTGGATTCAACGTTCGTGTTGGAGGCGGTCTTGCTCGTAACGAGCCACGATTTGCTCGTGACATCGATGTTTGGGTCCCTCCAGCGGATGTGTCAACAGTCGCAGGTGGACTTTCAGCGTTATTCCGAGATAACGGCGATCGTGAAGATCGATATAACGCCCGTATCAAGTTCCTTGTCGACGAGTGGGGTGCAGACAAAGTTCGTGAGACACTCCAATCGGAGTATGTTGACTTCGAGTTACACACGGCTGGACGTGACGTTCGAGAGGAATACACATATAATACCGGAGATGGTGACCGCAATGACCTGATTGGGGTACATGAACAGCACGACGGATCATACTTTATTGGATTGAATGTCCTTGTTGGGCGAATGGGAGCATCTGATGTGCTTGAACTCGCTGATCTCGCCTCTGAATACGGGTCTGGTGAAGTTCGACTCTCTCAGCGACAGAATATCATCGTTACGGATATTCCAAAGGATGCTGTTGATGAATTCACGAGTGAGCAACTTCTCGAAAATTACTCACCAGATCCATCTCCATTCATGCGGGGATCTGTTGCCTGCACAGGTACTGAATTCTGTTCGTTATCCATTGTCGAGACAAAGAACCGACAAGTTCGATACGCTCGATGGCTCAAGGACAATGTCACGCTTCCGGGTGACGTTGACGAGTTTCATATCCACCTATCAGGATGCACTGCTTCCTGTGCACAACCACAGATTGCAGATATCAGCCTTCGAGGGATGAAAACGCGCAAGAATGGGGAGCCTGTTGAGGCTCTCGATGTTGGTCTTGGCGGTGGACTTGGTGCAGAGCCACAGTTCGCACGCTGGGTGACCCAACGTGTTCCTGTTGATGAGATTCCCGGTGCAATCTCAAATCTGATTGAAACATTCGCTGCTGAGCGTAACGATGACGAATCATTCCGTGCGTTCATCGATAGACATGATAATGATGAGCTTGATTCATTTGTTGCGCCTGAGGAGACCGATTATGAGGATCCAATGATGCACAATACCAAGCGTACGTGGTATCCATATGCAGAGAATGACGGTCTTGATGCCGGACCATCTGCACCCGCGGACGACTAA
- a CDS encoding heavy metal translocating P-type ATPase, which produces MPTQSTRIDIAGMSCATCSQSVQDALSSLSGVETVSVNVATDEAAVTHDPTTVSVKQLYDTISSAGYDPLDERASIGITDLSCSSCAQTVESALESASGVLTADVNAAIDEAQIQYNPAMMARSDLADIITSAGYTPIADGSNPRNSHDVSTENNSNDTDINTESDNTDARETARTAEIDRQRRLTIFGAVLATPLVGFLLAHLFMPNAIPATIPYLDIPFGWVAFVLATPIQLVLGREFYENSYTAVVRNRTANMDVLIALGSSTAYLYSVVALLDILPQAGLYFDTAALILVFITLGNYLEARSKGQASSALRALLEMEADTATIIEDNTEQTIPVSDITVGDQLRVRPGEQIPTDGAVIEGSSAVDESMVTGESVPVSKSPGDTVVGSTVNQNGVITIEATKIGSDTAIQQIVQTVKEAQSRQPDIQQFADRISAYFVPAVILNAVVWALLWFAFPSTLASLTEFIPAIGIIAGGPVVAGGTVSTVEFAVLVFASAVLIACPCALGLATPAATMVGTTIGAKNGILFEGGDVLERVRDIDTVVFDKTGTLTTGEMSVTDVIALNPQTDGGQLDSENNGLLDSNTRSSGASIDTDSDADVDAEIKTKTDIDPDPDLVRTPREMAVLRLAASAEQNSEHPLGDAIVSAARKCDLNIPTATEFNAIPGQGVRATVDQQTVIVGNDRLLKNAGIDIDPAASTLRELESNGKTAMLVGVIDNPDVSILDDTDTDTEITDTRRLVGVIADADTIKDSAMDAVETLRARGTNVHLITGDNERTAKAVASQVGIDPENVRAEVLPEAKADAVETIQSAEDSRVMMVGDGVNDAPALAAAFVGTALGSGTDVAIEAAEVTLMRDSPADVVHAIRISEGTLSKIKQNLFWALGYNTAMIPLASLGLLQPVLAAGAMALSSVSVLTNSLLFRGYDPNSRYRFLNSLRRNK; this is translated from the coding sequence ATGCCCACTCAGAGCACACGCATTGATATCGCGGGGATGTCTTGTGCTACTTGTTCACAATCGGTTCAAGATGCACTATCATCGCTTAGCGGTGTCGAAACGGTCTCAGTTAATGTTGCGACGGATGAAGCAGCAGTGACGCATGACCCAACCACAGTTTCTGTTAAGCAATTGTATGATACAATTTCGTCTGCTGGTTATGACCCGCTTGATGAACGCGCCTCAATCGGCATCACAGATCTTTCATGTTCGTCCTGTGCGCAAACAGTCGAGAGTGCACTTGAATCGGCTTCTGGTGTCCTCACCGCAGATGTCAACGCGGCAATTGATGAAGCACAAATTCAATATAATCCTGCTATGATGGCGAGGAGTGATCTTGCAGATATTATCACTAGCGCAGGATACACGCCGATTGCTGATGGATCAAATCCTCGAAATAGTCATGATGTAAGTACAGAAAACAACAGTAATGATACTGATATAAACACCGAGAGCGACAATACCGACGCTCGTGAAACTGCCCGGACGGCAGAAATAGACCGTCAACGTCGACTCACAATTTTCGGTGCAGTTCTCGCAACGCCGCTTGTTGGGTTTCTTTTAGCGCATCTTTTTATGCCAAATGCAATTCCGGCAACAATCCCATATCTAGACATTCCATTTGGGTGGGTTGCTTTTGTTCTCGCGACACCTATCCAATTAGTGTTAGGTCGAGAGTTCTATGAGAATAGCTACACCGCAGTTGTACGTAACCGAACGGCGAATATGGATGTGCTAATTGCGCTCGGATCCTCAACCGCATATCTATACTCTGTGGTTGCCCTCCTTGACATTCTTCCGCAGGCAGGATTGTATTTCGACACTGCTGCACTTATCTTAGTGTTCATTACACTTGGAAACTATCTTGAGGCTCGCTCAAAGGGGCAGGCATCATCAGCACTTCGGGCACTTCTTGAAATGGAAGCTGATACTGCAACGATTATTGAAGATAACACCGAGCAAACTATTCCCGTCTCCGATATCACCGTTGGTGATCAGCTACGGGTTCGCCCTGGTGAGCAAATCCCTACTGATGGCGCCGTTATTGAGGGATCCTCCGCAGTTGATGAGTCGATGGTAACTGGTGAGTCTGTCCCAGTATCAAAGAGCCCCGGAGATACTGTTGTTGGCTCAACCGTCAATCAAAATGGTGTAATTACTATTGAAGCAACAAAGATTGGCTCTGATACCGCAATACAACAAATTGTCCAAACAGTCAAAGAGGCACAATCACGCCAGCCAGATATTCAACAATTCGCTGATCGTATTTCTGCATACTTTGTTCCTGCAGTAATCCTCAATGCGGTTGTTTGGGCATTATTATGGTTTGCTTTCCCGTCAACATTAGCGAGTCTTACTGAATTCATTCCAGCAATTGGTATTATCGCTGGTGGACCAGTTGTTGCTGGCGGCACCGTTTCAACGGTTGAATTCGCCGTTCTTGTGTTTGCCTCTGCAGTTCTTATCGCCTGCCCTTGTGCGCTTGGTCTTGCAACCCCAGCAGCAACGATGGTCGGAACGACAATCGGTGCAAAAAATGGTATCTTATTTGAGGGGGGTGACGTATTAGAGCGTGTTCGAGATATTGACACTGTTGTATTTGATAAGACGGGAACGTTGACGACAGGTGAAATGTCCGTCACGGATGTTATTGCCCTCAATCCACAGACAGATGGTGGACAACTAGACTCAGAAAATAATGGCTTGCTCGACTCAAATACACGCTCTTCGGGTGCATCCATAGACACAGATTCGGATGCAGACGTAGACGCAGAAATAAAAACAAAGACAGATATAGATCCAGATCCAGATCTCGTGAGAACCCCTCGTGAGATGGCTGTTCTTCGCCTTGCGGCTTCCGCTGAGCAAAACAGTGAACACCCATTGGGAGACGCAATTGTTAGTGCAGCTCGCAAGTGTGATCTCAATATCCCTACGGCGACAGAGTTCAATGCAATTCCTGGACAGGGTGTCCGCGCGACTGTTGATCAACAAACCGTCATTGTCGGAAACGACCGACTTCTGAAGAATGCAGGTATTGACATCGACCCTGCAGCGTCGACACTTCGTGAACTCGAATCCAATGGTAAAACCGCGATGCTTGTTGGCGTCATTGATAACCCAGATGTCTCGATTCTCGATGATACTGATACTGATACTGAGATAACCGATACCCGACGCCTTGTTGGTGTTATTGCTGATGCGGACACAATCAAAGATTCTGCCATGGATGCGGTTGAAACTCTGCGTGCCCGCGGAACAAATGTTCATCTCATCACAGGAGATAACGAACGAACCGCGAAAGCAGTCGCGAGTCAGGTTGGTATTGACCCCGAGAATGTCCGCGCAGAGGTCCTTCCAGAAGCGAAAGCCGATGCCGTTGAGACAATCCAATCAGCGGAAGACAGCCGGGTGATGATGGTCGGTGATGGTGTTAATGATGCACCGGCACTTGCGGCGGCGTTCGTCGGAACTGCACTCGGTTCTGGAACTGATGTTGCTATTGAAGCAGCCGAAGTAACACTCATGCGAGATTCCCCTGCTGATGTCGTTCACGCTATCCGAATTTCTGAGGGCACTCTTTCAAAGATCAAACAAAATCTGTTTTGGGCACTTGGATACAACACTGCGATGATCCCTCTTGCGTCACTTGGATTATTACAGCCCGTCCTCGCTGCTGGGGCAATGGCGCTCTCATCGGTCTCAGTCCTTACAAATAGTCTCCTATTCAGAGGATATGACCCAAATAGTCGATATCGCTTTCTCAACTCACTCCGTCGAAATAAATGA
- a CDS encoding AsnC family transcriptional regulator, whose amino-acid sequence MLDETDIQILELLIEDARRSYTDIAQVVNLSPPAVSDRIDRLGESGVIRRFTVELDRSQLRAGVPILVTLRPLTSAADSVYSAVRESPKVEHTFMTANNTITFSAHVRGDRVRAAINDIVDPSRIDSYDVSIVDTAEWSPTVGETEFALSCAECGNTVTTEGRSEQIGGTKRQFCCPSCLDRFRKRYNRIEADADTR is encoded by the coding sequence ATGCTTGATGAGACCGATATCCAGATTCTTGAACTCCTTATCGAGGACGCTCGTCGCTCATACACCGACATCGCTCAAGTAGTCAATCTCTCCCCACCAGCAGTCTCAGACCGAATTGATCGTTTAGGTGAGTCTGGTGTTATCCGTCGGTTTACTGTTGAACTTGATCGATCACAACTCCGTGCTGGTGTCCCTATTTTGGTAACTCTCCGACCGTTGACATCCGCGGCTGACTCGGTCTACTCTGCCGTTCGTGAATCTCCGAAAGTTGAACACACATTTATGACCGCAAATAATACTATTACATTCTCTGCTCATGTCCGTGGAGACCGCGTTCGCGCCGCAATTAACGATATTGTCGACCCTTCACGGATTGATAGCTATGATGTCAGTATCGTTGACACTGCTGAATGGAGCCCCACCGTCGGCGAGACCGAATTCGCCCTATCATGCGCTGAGTGTGGCAATACCGTTACCACCGAGGGGCGTAGTGAACAAATTGGCGGCACAAAACGACAGTTTTGCTGCCCATCATGCTTAGACCGCTTTCGCAAACGATATAACCGAATTGAGGCTGATGCTGATACCCGATAA
- a CDS encoding DUF6360 family protein has translation MSDRLLRVNAYTTLDLADVRARGHDFDVNTLGVVNVTAPRKNPDHVTLQVEIDHTTVEMLPAHADEVTLSASEARTIADDLHSYADRVENAQSSGSDDA, from the coding sequence ATGAGTGATCGACTCCTCCGCGTGAACGCATACACAACACTCGACCTCGCCGATGTCCGTGCCCGTGGACATGACTTTGACGTAAATACGCTTGGCGTTGTAAACGTTACCGCGCCACGAAAAAACCCGGATCATGTGACGCTTCAGGTTGAAATTGATCATACAACTGTTGAAATGCTTCCTGCCCATGCCGATGAAGTCACACTGTCAGCCTCAGAAGCTCGCACAATTGCTGATGATTTACACTCATACGCTGATCGCGTTGAGAACGCACAATCATCGGGCTCAGATGACGCATAA
- a CDS encoding FAD-dependent oxidoreductase produces the protein MTDPFVVIGGDAAGLSAASKYRRESPARDVVVFEQGSWVSYAHCGTPYFIKGDVEHLRDLQSLSPRDIEERGIDFRRDHEVTAIDTRSDVITVVNNGESFEYPYEELLIATGARAISAPIEGADLDTVFTLHGLPDATALRSFLTPPAEFDSANLGGGAALTTSVAEQYGAMQPPETIAIVGGGYVGVEMAEAFSAWDCAVHLFQRPERLLPAFGTAVGDVIASTLKKAGVTLHLNKEVDRLTETDGQLDDIVYGGGNRLNVDAVLIGIGIRPNVELLTETSIELGTAGAVAVDEYGQTNVENVYAAGDVAELKQIVTGETTWSPLGLPANRAGRAIGATVGGSPTQVGHVAETAMLKAFEVGCGRTGVLDHDRAEAAGFDPITKTITAGSRSGYYPGAEETTVTLTADQESGQLLGGSLVGADRAAVRINTIATALGAGMTVGELEQQDLGYAPPFSPVWDPVLVAAKVLNGKL, from the coding sequence ATGACGGATCCATTCGTCGTAATTGGTGGTGACGCTGCAGGATTATCAGCCGCAAGTAAATATCGACGGGAGTCACCAGCGCGGGATGTGGTCGTCTTTGAGCAGGGGTCGTGGGTTTCATACGCACACTGTGGAACACCGTACTTTATCAAAGGCGACGTTGAACACCTTAGGGATTTGCAGTCACTCTCACCCCGTGATATTGAGGAGCGAGGAATTGATTTTCGACGAGATCACGAGGTAACTGCGATCGATACCAGATCCGATGTCATAACTGTGGTGAATAATGGCGAATCCTTCGAATACCCATATGAGGAACTACTGATTGCGACTGGAGCACGCGCCATATCAGCGCCCATTGAGGGAGCTGATCTTGATACGGTCTTTACGCTTCATGGATTGCCTGATGCGACCGCACTTCGGTCGTTCCTGACACCACCAGCGGAGTTCGATAGTGCTAATCTAGGTGGCGGAGCTGCGCTCACGACATCAGTCGCTGAACAGTATGGGGCAATGCAACCGCCAGAGACAATTGCAATCGTTGGTGGTGGATATGTCGGCGTAGAAATGGCTGAGGCATTCAGTGCATGGGATTGCGCAGTACATCTCTTTCAGCGACCAGAGCGGCTGTTACCCGCATTTGGGACAGCAGTTGGCGATGTCATTGCCTCAACATTAAAAAAAGCAGGCGTAACGCTTCATCTTAACAAGGAAGTTGATCGACTTACTGAGACGGACGGGCAGCTAGATGATATTGTCTATGGAGGCGGAAACCGACTCAATGTTGATGCTGTACTCATCGGGATTGGAATCCGTCCAAATGTCGAATTACTCACAGAGACATCAATTGAGCTTGGAACAGCTGGGGCAGTCGCAGTAGATGAATATGGACAGACAAACGTTGAGAATGTATATGCAGCTGGAGACGTTGCTGAACTCAAACAGATCGTCACAGGTGAAACTACATGGAGTCCACTTGGACTTCCAGCAAACCGGGCAGGACGGGCAATCGGAGCCACAGTCGGTGGGTCGCCAACACAGGTTGGTCATGTCGCTGAGACGGCAATGTTAAAAGCATTTGAAGTCGGCTGTGGACGAACGGGAGTGCTTGACCATGACCGAGCAGAAGCAGCTGGATTTGATCCCATCACGAAGACAATCACCGCTGGGTCACGCTCTGGATATTATCCAGGTGCTGAGGAAACAACAGTCACGCTTACCGCTGATCAAGAGAGTGGTCAGCTACTCGGTGGCAGTCTTGTTGGAGCTGACCGTGCCGCTGTTCGCATCAATACTATTGCGACAGCGCTTGGTGCTGGGATGACTGTTGGCGAACTTGAACAGCAGGATCTCGGATACGCACCCCCATTCAGTCCAGTATGGGATCCTGTCCTCGTCGCTGCAAAAGTATTAAACGGAAAATTGTAG